One Alkaliphilus sp. B6464 genomic window carries:
- a CDS encoding aminotransferase class I/II-fold pyridoxal phosphate-dependent enzyme, producing the protein MSYLNQNKTPLFTALKEHHKNNVIPFDVPGHKHGRGLKEFTDYVGNIVMELDVNSMKCLDNICNPIGVIKEAEELAAYAYGSDKAFFLVNGTTSGVQAMIMSACQPGDKIILPRNAHKSAVSGLILSGAIPIYIQPEINSDLGIAMGVTVESVEETIGRHPDAKAVFLINPTYYGATSNIKDIVRVAHRNAMAVLVDEAHGAHMSFHENFPMSAMEAGADMSAISTHKTGGSLTQSSLLLLREGIIDPFIVKKNLSLMQTTSASYLLMASIDVARKQLAVEGTKLLQKVLDLTRDARSRINKIEGLYAFGTELIGTQGVHSFDESKLGVNVRKLGLTGFEVYDILIDEYNIQVELADYYNILAIVSLGDHKEQLDALVEALVDIAEKYKTDEEIKVVNSFLENPDVIVSPRDAFYSNKKAIKFEDAEGEISGESIMAYPPGIPIVSPGERISKDIIEHIMLLKEEESLLQGTEDPYAEYIRVLGLGSKR; encoded by the coding sequence GTGTCTTATTTAAATCAAAACAAAACACCACTATTTACGGCATTAAAAGAACATCATAAAAACAATGTAATTCCCTTTGATGTACCTGGACATAAACATGGAAGGGGTTTAAAGGAGTTTACTGATTATGTAGGAAATATAGTAATGGAGTTAGATGTCAACTCTATGAAATGCTTAGATAACATTTGTAACCCCATTGGAGTAATTAAAGAGGCTGAGGAGCTAGCTGCCTATGCCTATGGATCGGATAAAGCCTTCTTTTTAGTAAATGGGACAACTTCGGGGGTGCAGGCAATGATTATGAGTGCATGTCAACCAGGAGATAAAATAATTTTACCTAGAAATGCGCACAAATCCGCAGTTTCGGGATTAATATTAAGTGGAGCTATACCAATATATATACAACCCGAAATCAACAGTGATCTTGGTATTGCCATGGGTGTTACAGTAGAGAGTGTAGAAGAAACCATTGGAAGACATCCAGATGCCAAAGCAGTATTTTTAATTAATCCAACCTATTACGGGGCCACATCAAATATAAAAGATATTGTAAGAGTAGCTCATAGAAATGCTATGGCAGTATTAGTAGACGAGGCACATGGAGCCCATATGAGCTTTCACGAGAATTTTCCTATGAGCGCTATGGAAGCTGGTGCAGATATGAGTGCTATTAGCACCCATAAAACAGGAGGGTCATTAACTCAAAGTTCTCTTCTTTTACTAAGGGAAGGAATTATAGATCCTTTTATTGTTAAGAAAAATCTATCTCTTATGCAAACAACTAGTGCTTCTTACTTGCTTATGGCTAGCATAGATGTAGCAAGAAAACAATTAGCTGTAGAAGGGACTAAACTTCTTCAAAAGGTTTTAGATTTGACTAGGGATGCTAGAAGTAGAATAAATAAAATAGAAGGACTATATGCCTTTGGTACAGAACTTATAGGGACACAGGGAGTACATTCTTTTGACGAAAGTAAACTAGGAGTAAATGTACGAAAGTTAGGACTAACTGGCTTCGAAGTTTACGACATATTAATAGACGAATACAACATACAAGTAGAACTTGCAGATTATTATAATATATTAGCTATAGTTAGCTTAGGAGACCATAAGGAGCAATTAGACGCACTAGTAGAAGCCTTAGTAGATATAGCAGAAAAATATAAAACAGATGAAGAAATTAAAGTAGTTAATAGTTTTCTAGAAAATCCAGATGTAATAGTTTCTCCAAGGGATGCTTTTTATAGCAATAAAAAGGCAATAAAGTTTGAAGATGCAGAAGGGGAAATTAGTGGGGAGTCTATTATGGCCTATCCTCCAGGAATACCTATAGTATCTCCGGGTGAAAGGATATCAAAGGATATTATCGAGCATATTATGCTTTTAAAGGAAGAAGAAAGTCTGCTTCAAGGAACAGAAGATCCTTATGCTGAATATATAAGGGTTTTAGGATTAGGAAGTAAAAGATAG